From Solidesulfovibrio carbinoliphilus subsp. oakridgensis, the proteins below share one genomic window:
- a CDS encoding NAD-dependent epimerase/dehydratase family protein gives MARKTMPTCLVTGCAGNVGSQLTQRLLEAGYAVVGVDNFFSGAPENMRDFNDHPAFEFHERSITDKASMAGLLAENAPLVATFHLAAIISVPYSMDHAAETMEINYDASLSLHTLARAFRCGAFVFAGSAAEYGKPLSRPATEEDAGDPLSPYGLSKHLMSTAIQKSGYGCSLRFFNIYGPTRAKPGPYDGVVRQFLARAEQGLSPVIHGDGSQMRDFLFLGDAVRALLTAAGILPGGPLTGVFNVGTGRGSSIRDLADLSLRLAHVPKKPEFSPVRQGDIHFSVAENSKLLRHAGWIPSTPLEQGLALTLEGMRRLAGKTDH, from the coding sequence ATGGCCCGAAAGACGATGCCGACATGCCTGGTGACCGGTTGTGCGGGAAATGTGGGCTCCCAGTTGACCCAACGGCTGCTCGAAGCGGGCTATGCCGTGGTCGGCGTGGACAACTTCTTCTCGGGTGCGCCTGAGAACATGCGGGACTTCAACGACCACCCGGCCTTCGAGTTCCATGAGCGGTCCATCACGGACAAGGCCTCCATGGCCGGACTCCTGGCCGAAAACGCCCCGCTCGTGGCCACCTTCCACCTGGCGGCCATCATCAGCGTCCCCTATTCCATGGACCATGCCGCAGAGACCATGGAGATCAATTACGACGCCTCGCTGTCCCTGCACACCCTGGCCCGGGCCTTTCGGTGCGGGGCCTTCGTGTTCGCCGGTTCGGCCGCCGAATACGGCAAGCCGCTGTCCCGGCCGGCCACGGAAGAGGACGCCGGCGACCCCCTGAGCCCCTACGGGCTGTCCAAACACCTGATGTCGACGGCCATCCAGAAATCCGGCTACGGCTGCTCGTTGCGTTTTTTCAACATCTACGGGCCGACCCGGGCCAAGCCCGGCCCCTACGACGGCGTGGTCCGGCAGTTTCTGGCCAGGGCCGAGCAGGGGCTCTCCCCGGTCATCCACGGGGACGGGTCGCAGATGCGGGACTTCCTGTTTCTCGGCGACGCGGTGCGGGCCCTCCTGACGGCGGCCGGGATCCTGCCCGGCGGACCGCTGACCGGCGTCTTCAACGTGGGCACCGGCCGGGGCTCCTCCATCCGGGACCTGGCCGACCTCAGCCTGCGTCTGGCCCACGTGCCCAAGAAACCGGAATTCAGCCCCGTGCGCCAGGGCGACATCCACTTTTCCGTGGCCGAGAATTCCAAGCTCCTGCGCCATGCCGGCTGGATCCCGAGCACGCCCCTGGAACAGGGGCTGGCCCTGACCCTGGAGGGGATGCGCCGGCTGGCCGGCAAGACGGACCACTGA